A window of Oryza glaberrima chromosome 2, OglaRS2, whole genome shotgun sequence genomic DNA:
GAGGTACGTTGTCGCTCGAGAGTTTCAAATAGCTTGCCCTGTTCTCTGGTATTTGTGACTTGAGCATGTGGTATACCTCCTTTTCATTCATGATCACCTGATCCAGATTAATGTAATGCAATTTAAGGcaaaaattatgagaaaaattaaccaaaatatattcaagACAACGATGATTTGCAAATTGATATATAGATTATACCTGGACACCTCTGTCACATAGtgcaatggcaatggcacgAGCTATCTTAGAAGTGCCTGTACGAAGAAAAACTTTCTTTGCATCTGAAGGAATACTTTTTAGCACCACTGCAGTAGCTAAGCCACTTCCGTCGACAATTCGAACTCCTAATTTTGGATACTTCTGTCTAAATAGTTCACCGTTTCCATTGAGCTGTTTTGCCTGAAGAGGaaacaggggaaaaaaatgCTCAGTTCTCATGATGATTCAGGATTATACACACTCTAAAATGCAATTTGAGAATTCCTAAAAATAGCACAAACTTAAATTTTTGCACTCCTGCTGTcctttttcaactaatcacatttTTAACATGAAACAGAGGACATGTCCATGAGATTTTCTTGTTATTGTTTATTTTTGGCACGTTTTATCATGCTACTTTCAACCTTTACCATGCCATTAAACTATTAATTTGATTCTCATTACACGAGCTTTAAAGGTAAGAACTCCACACCTGATTCAGTAGTCCTAGACTAATCACTTTAACCCCTTTCATATCAGCATCCAATATTGCCTTTTCAATTAAGTCGTTGATTGGTTCTCTCTCCCACGTAAGGCCATACTGCAGAGTGCAAAACCAGAACAGTTAGTATCTTCCATAATCCATACCTTTGAATTTAGAAATGCATAAGCGAGGGGAAGTGATTACTTGGAAGTTGTATCTTGGTATTGCCCATGTTTGCATCTTCATCTTGTTTAGTTTAATTCTCTCAACGACAAATGCTGAGGACCCATAAATCCATGCAAGTACCATTGACAGCCATGCCAAGGGCCATAACGTCCACATGTACCACGCAGAGTCACTGTACGGTTTGGAGGCTATGGATGCAATTCCTATCCTTAGATGATAGGCTGATTGCAAGTTGGTCATATGCGTGAGATGAACAAGGTCAGGTGTTTCTTCCGTTCCTTTCAGTGAGCTTTCATACAGCTCGTCAGATGACTTGTCCATGGTGTTATATATGTAGTCATAAAATGGCATGAATAGCGAGTAGTTTGTGCGGAACTGCGTATGATGAAGAGAATGGAACCTGCAGAAGGAAATAGCATTTGTTTGTTAGCATTGGGTTTATGAACTCACGAGGCTGAACTTCAAGTTATGTGAATTCAGTGATCCAATCTGTCATCACGTTGGTAATACATTTCTATGATAGATACATGAGAGAAGAGTGTTGCACTTACGATGGGGTGTAGATCAGATACTTAAGGGGTGGAAAGATTTGGAAAATCCACTCTGGCACCAACTCAAAATTGCAGTGTCCCATGTTGTTCATGAAGTCAATGTAAGCAATGTACCCCACAATGCCCATGGCCGAAACATTTCCCAAATAAATTGTTGACAGTATGGGGATTGCAAACAGTATGAAATAGACCACATGTTCAGCAAAAGGATGAATAACAGCTGCAATGTATAAAATCGTTGTAAGTGCCAATAGTAATTGTGCATTAACAGGGTAGGTACATACTCTTATATATGtgctttataaaaaaataacaggaCCTATGCATGAACATCACACTGATGTTTTATAGCTAAAACACCTCGTTCAATTTCAGGTAATAGCCTCCTCCCAGATATATGATCTTTTCTTGTACTTAGAAAGCAACTATAATAGTCGATCAATCGCTTTCGAATTGTTCTACTTGTAGGACCTGTATTTGCCAACGTTTGATAAAaactactccctttgtcctaAAGGGATTTCATTTCTAGTATTTCAACCTTGCCCATAAAAGACTTATTTTAACTTTCTTACCTACCCTCCGTCCGTGAATTAAGATTTTGTATCCCTTCAATACCCCTAACTATCACTAACAATACTACTTTCTTATTAATGAGGAGCACTTCGATCTTTTACCCTTATTACTAATTTGTTaactttgtttaaaaaaaagtcattgAAGGACGGAAGAAGTACTCtacttaggttgtgtttagttcgtgtgacaaaatttttgaagtatacggacacacatttgaagtattaaacgtagactaataacaaaacaaattacagattccgccttaaactacgagacgaaactattaagcctaattaatccgtcattagcaaatgctgactgtagcaccacattgtcaaatcatggcgtaattaggctcaaaagattcgtctcgcgatttacatgtaaactgtgcaattggttttttttcgtccacatttaatgttctatgtatatatacaaacatttgatgtgacgaaaaagttgcaagtttgaaaaaaaaagtttgaatctaaacacggccttaggccgagtttagttccaaactttttcttcaaacttccaacttttacatcacatcaaaacttttctacacatataaacttccaacttttccgtcacatcgttccaatgtcaatcaaacttctaattttggcgtgaactaaacacacccttaacctATGTTTGTTTTCAGTTTTCCATTCAGTATCAGTAATAGCAACAGCTATATCTAGATCAGAAGGTTGTGGAGGTGGTCCAAACTGCATTTTCTGCAAGCCGCAATATTTATGTCTCGTTTTATTGGGTACTCTCTGTACTGTAAACTACAGGCTCTGTGCTGTAAACTGTAGGCTGTTCACCCATCATCACTGAAGCTCTGCAAATGCCATGTGAAATGTCAATAGGAGTATACCGGCCGTTCTTTCCAGCATTTATCGGTCAAATTGGTAAGGAAAGGTAATACTCCTATTGGCCTGCACCGGGAGTGGTCCTAAACTGAATCGAACACATCAGCGCTGCAATTCAGAAAGTCACATGCATTTCTCATTTCTTGCAGGCTGGAcgggcctctctctctctctgcctagCAGGTACAGCCAATTTATGCCGTTTACTCTACAACAGTGACACAGTGTGAAGCTCAGAGCCTCAGACTGGACATATCACAATCCCGTCCCGTAGgtgttctttttcttcttttgtcatGAAAAGGtgcattgcaaaaaaaaaaaaaaaaaaaagatactgtGGTACTGTTCATGGATCAGAGAACATAAATGATGTTGGCAGaacatttgtgattttttttttctggtagaAGATGAGCTGTTGGTCTGAAATTAATACTCCGTACAGTGTCTTCAATTCGATTCCTGCATCCTGCTGGTCATTCTTTACTTTCATGTGTGTTGTTCTTAGCTACGACGAATTCTTTAATTATCTAAGAATGTGTTATTCCGAGGAGTGCAACTGCTACTTCATCATATTTTAACTCGAGAACATACTAGGAATGTAGGGCATGGCATCTCCGGCAAGTGACAAAAAGTTTTTTCATGAAATTAAACAAACGAGAGGAGCCCATATCGGCCACTTTGTGCTTACTATTTATGATCTGCGCACTTCATTAATCTAAGAACGCAATCAACTATATATAACAATTATTAGACTGAACAGTGAGACACGGTACGGTACTAACAAGTTAATTAAATGAACACCCATGAGATGATAAGGCATCAAACAAAAACTAACGAAGTGAGATGAGCTGCTATGAGTTGTGTGAACTCATGACTGATGCATGTAAAACAAAGCCACTTATTAGCAAATGATAAATTAaggttaattatttttaaaaaacagatTAATgtgattcttttaaaaaaaagcttttctatagaaaacttttCATATAAAAGCATTTTTTAACAGATTGAGAAGTGTGCGGGTAGAAAAGAAGGAGGATGAAGTTGAGAATATTGAGTAAAGAAACACAGCCTTTAAGTCGTGTGGCTTACAGGTGATGGGCTCGGTGACGATGGAGGCGTGGTGGTGGGAGTGGTAGCGGGAGTAGAGGAAGTGGTGGTGCAGCGCGCGGTGGAACCAGTAGTAGAGGAACTCGACGGGGCCCGTGTGCACCAGCGCCGTCACCACGGCGCCGTCCGTCCTCCACACCGGCATCCGCCTCACGCTCGGCATCGCCAGGTACCCCGCGTAGAACACCAACCCATTGAACAGGATCTGGTCATCCCTGCAGCACGCAACGCAAATCAGCACGAATATATACAGTGGTGGTAgctgcttgttgttgttgttattgttgtgCGTGTGGGTGTGCGTGTTGAGGTGACTGACCAGCCTCGCTCGCGGTCGACCTGGTCGAACTCGATGCTGCGGTCGACGATGCGGTGCTTGCTGCGGGCGGTCTGGTAGCGGGAGAGGCTGATCCAGATCTGGTTGTGGATCAtccgcagcagcagcgacggcagGATGAGGGAGAAGGCGATGTCGAGGTCGCCCCACCCGTTGCGCATCACCCGGCgcgcgccgtgcgccaccaCGGGGGCCATCACCACGTACTGCGCATGCCACCCCATGCCATGCATGTCAAACAAAGCTACTAGCCGAGAATATAATCATCTTTTTTTAGGAAACTGCATGCATGTACTGGGATGTGCAATTTTAAGGTTTGGATTTGGCTGGCCATTTACTGTATGCAAACAACTGCATCTGTTGAAGTTCATCAAGAGGAACGAACGGGGGAGCAAGGAAAAAGGATGAACATGTTTTCTTCGCTCAGAAATCAGAAGGTGAGAATTTGGGCGTGTACCTTGAAGTTCCCCAGCCTATGCCACGGCCATTCGGTCAAAGGGCCCGGCCTGGTCGCCATGGCTACGCTGCCGTCGCTGTGGTCACTctgcctcacctcacctcacgtCCTCACCTCCCCCTCTTTCACGCAATAATACCGTGGCTAGCCAAGCACCAACCCAACCTAGCACTACCCACTTCTTCGCCTTTTATACCCGTGTTGAGGGAGGCCGTGAGAGAGGCGTGAAACGCATATGGAGACGCACACGCCTCTCTTTCCTGTGCCTCTCTCATGGTGTGGGTGTCTGTGTCTTTGAGTGGAGTAGTTGTCATTCAATCGAGACGGTCAGAATCAGCACAAGCCACAAGGTCATCGTCTGTGGCCACTGTCACTACTGCAGCCAAGGACAGGGGCTCCAATcaggcaggcatgcatgcatgcagagggCGCATTGATGCgtcaaaaaaagagagagagaaacaggtACAGTACGGGGATGACTCAGCACCTTAATGCGGTATACTGCGGCGCGGTTACGCAATaacgcgggcgcggcggcctcCGTGTTTCACTCTTGCGTTGCGGCGCGCGCATGAGGCAACAAGGCAGGCAAAGGCGCGAGAGCTAGCGGTTGCAACAACTGAAAAAGTTTGTTCCGGTCGGTCACGCAGGAAGCGCTTGCCGACGCCCGGTGCCTGCCTCGTCCCGGGTATGTATACAAACTATACACGGCGACGTGTTGGGAGTAGGGATGTAAGCGGAGCGGGTAAGCGGGTTTTTTTAGCCGCTTATctcacttctagtttattttttcttctaaattttatactaccacgtgaaaaataaactagcaaacaGATTTTTATACGGATAgcgggactacccacttgcattTCTAATAGGGAGTCGGGACCGAGCACGCAACAGCTTGCGATGAGGTCACCGCCCCGTCCTCATTTCTCCCCCCTCCTCATACCTAGACAGAGAGCGAAGCCAGAAGCGATGGTTTGGCGACGAGCTCGACGGAGAGAACGACGATGAGCTCTTCAATCCCTGGCCACCGTCTTCAATTGTCGCCGTCCCGCACCTtcttccgccgccggccaccagaTCCGGGAGGGTAGCCGGTAGCGAGCAGTGGGGAAAGAGAGGGGGCTGCAGCGGTGACCAGCGCAGCGAGTGGAGGGCGGTGGCAGCCAACAGAGCGGGTGGAGGACAGCAACGACCAGTGACCGGCGCAGCGggtggaggacgacgatgaccggtgcggaggaggagggttgCGGCGATGACCAGCGCAGCGAGTGGAGGACGGTGGCAGCCAGCATAGCGGGTGGAGGACGACAACGACcggtgcggaggaggagggctgcGGCGATGACCAGCGCAGCGGGTGGAGGACGGCGACCAGTGCAGCAACGATGGGTGCGGCGGGAGGATGACATCGACGAGAACGAgatgcacattttttttcttttctttctttttatttttttccctcacCTGTTTTAGCGTATATAAAGTGGCGAATTATTGATCGTtggcaccatttttttttataattctttATACCAATTCACCCATTACATATGCAACAgattttaacaaaatttggcTGATTGAATAGTACTATAACTACAATTGAATGGTACACTAAAATTGCAAGGGGTAATCTTACCATACAAAAGAGGAAGTAACCATATTCTAACCTCATATACCAAACCAAATAATATCTCTTGTATACAGGATTAATTTGCGCGTACAATCAACCAACTTAACTCGTACAACCAACCTAACAACCCTATTTGCACCCACCTATCCAGGCTAAGGGTAAGCCTGGATGGAACATACGGACCAGGCTAGAATGGTGCAAGcaaaaccaaacacaccctgtAGGTTCGTCTATTTCGCGGCGCGGCGATACACTGGCCAGCAGCAACTAGCCAGCTTGTGATGCCATGGAGTTGAAAAGAGAAGCGTTAGTTGCTACTAGTATCATGCTAGTCAAACTTAGAATAATGAAAAGGCGCACGAGAGATTTTTCCCgcggagatagagagagagaaaggaagaatTTTCCTTTCCACCGGTACAAAATCCCTCATTGGCGGTGTTCATCTCtgttaaaattacatattttattTAACTTTCGTTAGCCCATCTTTTAAATTGCTAATCGGTATATTTTATgccaaaaattttctatataggtgttgttttaaaaatattaaatgaatttattttttaataaagtcATTTAAAGTTtacaataattaaaattcaactaatcatgcgctaatgattTTCTTGTTTTGTGTATCCTAACTTCGTATTCATCTTCATTATAAACAAATACCATCAAAAGTTTCTCCTTACTGATATAATGGTGGAGGTCCACTTCCTTATAATCTTTTTCACTCTGAAGGTTCAGTAAAGCCATTCACAGTGTACGGTGAGGTGAAGTTTGGCCTCACATAGCTAATTTGAATATCTTCATTCACGTTAGTACGGGTTGCGCCTCTATAAGAACACATAAGCCTTATTAGGATGAAGGCTCATGATGCATGAGGCAACGGTCGAAATCGTGTCGAGGAGTCGGGGAAGTCGTGCCCTCAAGATGTGAAGCACCAGTCCCCTCCTGAACTTTCTCTACTGCCGCTGTCGAGCTTCCTCCGTCTTTGCCACCATCGATCTTTAGTTTGATCTGACGAGCCACCCTTGTTGGAGTGGCCTTGCACGCTTGAGGAAGTACTcatgttgtcgccgccgccgcctcccaaaTCTAGATCTGACGAGCCTCGGGCTAGATCTAACGAGCTCAGTGCCACAGAGTGCCGTGTCGGGGGCATTGGTCGAGGGGACTCGCTCGCTAGCAACCCGATTGCATTGATGGGtaaaagagaaggaagagaaaaagaaagaggtgAAGAAAAAGAGTCACtaacatatgggccccacacgctgactcagctggtTAGACTAGGTCAATGAGCCACATCAACAAAAACCGCCCGCAAAAATAGCCGAGGAAGTTAAATTGGACTGATTTTATTGGTTAGGGAGTTAACATTTGATATTGATGTTGAGTGATACAAATTAGATTGAACCTATATATTTCAGAGTTAAAATGGACTTGTTCCTTGCTCTCCCCCTTTGCGCGCAGGATTCAAAGCTGAAACCTGGCCCAACCGCTGGATGAAGCCACGGCCCAACCACTACGCCCCCTGCGCGTTGCGTACGCAGCGTACCTCATTTCCCGTTGCCTCTCTCTCCCGTCACGGCCTCGCCACTCACCCACCCCATTCGCGTGCTCTATGCCTTTGCCTCGTTGCCTTGCTGTGTCGCTCATTCGCGCGTGCACGGCTCCACGTGCAAGCGGATGCAGACGCATAATCGTAGTCATGAAAAACGAAAGCGCACGGCACGGAACTACGTAATCAGCCCGAGGTCAGTTTGTCCACACTCCACATAACCGCACAGCTCTGGGTCGTGGCGATCAAGGGGCACGCGGCGTCGTTGTTCctggtgggagaggagggggaggggggaggcccaTGCAGCAGCGGCACTTTGATTGCCGTGCCGGTGGGGCTCCGCTCCTGGGTTTACGCCGTGATTCTGGAGCTGCTCGTGACGAATTGGGATGAGGTGCAGTTATACATGAAAGTTGCAACCGCGAGATAACAACTGCACGCAAATTTGGTCGTCCGTTTTTATGATCAACGGCTCAGATcgaatgctacagtaaacaacTGCTACAGTACTTCATGCTACGTTTCTTTGTACAGTACAGTATGCAATCTGGCACGCCCAATTTACATCCAATGACATACACCGTTACTATTTAAGCCGATCCAAATCCGCTCGCGACGGAGGGACGAGATTGCACATTCTATTTTGGTCATGTTTAAATCCTACagaaaaattttacaccctatcatattgaacgtttgaacacatgtattaactattaaatataagcttaaaaaatactaattgcacagattgtgactaatttgtggaatcttttaagcctaattactccataatttgataatgtggtgctacagtaaatatttgctaatggcggattaattagacataataaattcgtcttgcggtttactgacggattttgtaattaatttttttcataaataccCGAAAACCTCATGTGACACCTATATAGTATCTgatatgacacgccaaaattttacaccactagatctaaacacccccttttGTTGAAGTCTGGAGCCTCAAGGAAAAGAGCTTACCAGGCTTCTAGACGTgcaaaaaaagattaataaaaCAAAAGGTATTTATTACAAAACATTAATAACTACAGGATGCTTCTTCGCTTGTGcagttgtgaattgtgatacgCTGTACCTGGTGCCGTTCTTTTCTCATTCGTATTTCCATTAACAAGAATATAAATGTAGATTACAAAAGCAGAAATAAGATGTTTCCCATTAGATTGAAGTAAGGGGCTATGGGCGTTACACGCCTACAAGCTTTGTTCaatccctccatttcatacAATACCATTCATGATTCATGTAGCCTCCTCCACATTAAAGAAAGGACAATGTCGAAATTCAGGTTTAATACCACTGATTCGTTTCTAGAGCAAGTGATCATCCTCACCGTTATCCTCGATTTCCTCATGATCATCTGCTATTATATGCACCACAGCGTCAGGAGAAACAAATGCACCTTCTATGATTATCTCTCCTGGGCCCTCCTCGTGTATCCCTTGTAGCCTCATCAACCTATTGAAGAGTGCTGAATGATCAAGTTCCATCCTGTGGTCAGGGGTATGATGCTGATTAAACCGGCCTGGAAGTTTCGATTTTGTATTGTAGCATTCTTCGCAGAGGTCAAATCCAATTAATTCAGTGCAGTCCTTACATTTGTACCTCTTCCCTCGTATTGGATACATCTGCAATGCATTCGTCAATTTCATATTAGCAGAGAAGTGAGAATAAAGGCATGATACAAATGTaccttataaaatatttaaggcTTCCTTTTTGTGTAAAacaatattccctccgtcccaaaatatgagAGATTTTGGACGGatgtcacatccctccaaattCCCTTATATTAAGGGACGGTGGGAGTACATTAGAAGGTTTAAAACCAGAAAGGCTAGAGAACAGTAAACAACTGGACACATAACTTATGTAAACCTCGTCTTGCAAACAAATTTCTAATTTTCCAACACAAATCTACACTTGAATTAAGTACTAATAacttaaataaaatttgaaaatgtgttCCCATCAATGTGATCACAAGATAGAATATGGAGATTGCAACAACTTAGTGTGAATAATTTAAGAGacgaaatcattttttttctggcaCTGAGTGAACCCAAAGTACTACTAGTAACCAAAAATCACTATTTGGGCTGCATAGTGGATATTACTAGGCGACTAGAACAGTTTATCCATTGGATGTATGTTCACCAAATCTTAAAAAGTTCACAACTTGTGCATACCCCGCATGAATCGCATCCAACCCCAATATGAACATCTGACAAGTCATCATCCTGATGTGCACGGTTTTCCTTATTTGTTGGTCTACCCCTGCCTTCTTTTGTGCATGAAGTACCTAACCACACCACAAAAAAAACAGTTAGCCATGAAAGAAGAAATCAGTTATGGTATTCCTTTCGAAAGTTATACGTATTTACAAAGATATCACTTTCATAACTCGTGCCCAAACTTTCCGTAACCAATAGCAAAACAGGAAAGGCAAATTGGCCATGCTATCTTTTCAGACAATTGAAAGAACTAGCCCAGTATCGTAGAGAATTATAGTAGATCGAAACCAACTTCCTATGACTGTCCCAGAAAGCAGCAAGCTGGTTCCTCTCACTCTTCCAGTGCTGTATCACTGGTTGTGGCCTACTGACCTGTAACTGGGGTAGTATAAAATCTTGTGGTTAATTTCTACAAACTATTGCTAATATTCATCTACGCATTTCACATCATAGGATAAATCATAGTGGCTATtggcatataaatatataatactcATTGTTACCAGTAAGATAGTAACTCCCTTCGGTCAAAGCATACATGACTTTTGACTTTTTTACAGTCCTCAAAGTACAGCTTTCACAATTTTATATtggaaataaattaataaattctaataaGTTGATGATATTATCATAGTGATTTTCAGGGTAAATCTTCacataacttttaaaaaaaataagctaagcattttaaaagttattgatggggaaagtttcaaaagtttgactGAATCTTGTTCTAAACGCCAATCTCTTCATGCAGAAGATAATGCTACACCATATGCTAGAAATACTTCACATAAGCAACATCGCCCTATGGTTAGAAAATtacttctaaaaaaataataggatCTTTTCCTTAATTTTAATATTCTGTATCAGTATGGTATATAAGAAAATACACCATGTGAGATAAGCTTACCTGAAGATGATCCTTGATTGCATTCACCCTTCAAAAGCTTAATCTTCTCTCGTCTTAAGTCATATTCTGCTGGAAAATAGTCTTCGATAAAATGGTCCAAATCCAAGCAAACATTAGGAAAA
This region includes:
- the LOC127763336 gene encoding very-long-chain aldehyde decarbonylase GL1-4, giving the protein MATRPGPLTEWPWHRLGNFKYVVMAPVVAHGARRVMRNGWGDLDIAFSLILPSLLLRMIHNQIWISLSRYQTARSKHRIVDRSIEFDQVDRERGWDDQILFNGLVFYAGYLAMPSVRRMPVWRTDGAVVTALVHTGPVEFLYYWFHRALHHHFLYSRYHSHHHASIVTEPITSVIHPFAEHVVYFILFAIPILSTIYLGNVSAMGIVGYIAYIDFMNNMGHCNFELVPEWIFQIFPPLKYLIYTPSFHSLHHTQFRTNYSLFMPFYDYIYNTMDKSSDELYESSLKGTEETPDLVHLTHMTNLQSAYHLRIGIASIASKPYSDSAWYMWTLWPLAWLSMVLAWIYGSSAFVVERIKLNKMKMQTWAIPRYNFQYGLTWEREPINDLIEKAILDADMKGVKVISLGLLNQAKQLNGNGELFRQKYPKLGVRIVDGSGLATAVVLKSIPSDAKKVFLRTGTSKIARAIAIALCDRGVQVIMNEKEVYHMLKSQIPENRASYLKLSSDNVPQLWIVHNIDDNEQKMAPKGTIFIPISQFPLKKLRKDCTYMSTPAMRIPEEMKNIHSCENWLPRRVMSAWHIAGILHALEGWNMHECGDEMMDIEKSWSAAIRHGFLPLTKA